One part of the Solanum dulcamara chromosome 8, daSolDulc1.2, whole genome shotgun sequence genome encodes these proteins:
- the LOC129901754 gene encoding non-classical arabinogalactan protein 30-like translates to MASSQLVLIFSLLLALAFPLITAYDNVRTKSVEKTAQLVVEGMVYCQSCDNYGSWSLSGAKPIAAAKVSVICKNYMKRVSFYKAFKTDENGYLFAQLDGFKMGHSYLDHPLHSCRVKLVDSPLENCDVFTNVNYGITGARLRFLDKTLRRSNYEAVIYAAGPFAFRPAYCPPKPEY, encoded by the coding sequence ATGGCAAGCAGCCAACTTGTCCTGATCTTTTCCTTGCTCCTTGCATTAGCCTTTCCACTGATAACCGCCTATGACAATGTGCGAACGAAGTCTGTAGAAAAGACTGCCCAATTGGTGGTTGAAGGCATGGTCTACTGCCAGAGCTGTGATAACTATGGATCTTGGTCTCTGTCAGGAGCTAAGCCCATTGCAGCAGCTAAAGTTAGTGTTATCTGCAAAAATTACATGAAAAGAGTGAGCTTCTACAAGGCATTTAAAACAGATGAAAATGGCTACTTGTTTGCACAGCTGGATGGCTTCAAAATGGGGCATTCTTATCTTGACCATCCTCTACATTCATGCCGTGTAAAACTGGTCGACTCTCCTCTGGAAAACTGCGATGTGTTCACTAATGTCAACTATGGAATCACCGGTGCTCGACTCCGATTTTTAGACAAAACATTGAGGCGAAGTAATTATGAGGCTGTAATTTATGCTGCAGGCCCCTTCGCTTTCCGACCAGCTTACTGCCCTCCTAAGCCAGAATATTAA